A window from Chryseobacterium phocaeense encodes these proteins:
- the hutG gene encoding formimidoylglutamase, with translation MFQDIWQGRLDGEELLFHRIFQRVKEEQHYDTIEAGDFVLHGFAVDEGVRRNKGRQGAKDAPNVIRKNMSNFPVIRPDFSLLDFGNVTCEDGDLESTQNSLAKKVSKVLLKGGKSIVLGGGHEVTYAHYLGVKTAFPEQKIGIINIDAHFDNRQPEEGIGASSGTGFWQIAQEGEMNSLHIGIQRNSNTLKLFDTAHQYGMKYILADELFFENLPSVYQRIDELTESVDVLYLTICMDVFNASVAPGVSAAAYNGIFADTPFMHFYRHILKSEKLLALDAAEVNPSLDIQDRTARLAACLVNEWFMI, from the coding sequence ATGTTTCAGGATATTTGGCAAGGCAGATTAGACGGGGAAGAGCTTCTTTTCCACAGAATATTTCAGAGAGTTAAAGAAGAACAGCATTACGATACTATTGAAGCAGGCGATTTTGTGCTGCATGGTTTTGCGGTAGATGAGGGCGTGAGAAGAAATAAAGGCCGGCAGGGAGCCAAAGACGCTCCTAATGTGATCCGGAAAAATATGTCTAATTTCCCGGTGATCCGCCCTGATTTTTCCCTGCTGGATTTTGGAAATGTAACCTGTGAAGACGGTGACCTGGAGAGCACGCAGAACAGTCTTGCTAAAAAAGTATCGAAAGTACTTTTAAAGGGAGGAAAATCAATTGTTCTGGGTGGAGGCCATGAAGTAACCTATGCCCATTATTTAGGCGTAAAAACGGCGTTTCCGGAACAGAAGATCGGTATTATCAATATCGATGCCCACTTTGATAACAGACAGCCGGAAGAAGGGATAGGAGCCAGCTCCGGAACAGGTTTCTGGCAGATTGCGCAGGAAGGAGAGATGAACTCACTGCACATCGGGATCCAGAGAAATTCCAATACCCTTAAATTATTTGATACCGCCCACCAATACGGGATGAAATATATTCTCGCAGATGAACTTTTCTTTGAAAATCTTCCCTCTGTTTACCAACGGATTGATGAACTGACAGAGTCTGTGGATGTGCTTTATCTTACCATCTGTATGGATGTTTTCAATGCTTCGGTTGCTCCGGGAGTTTCAGCAGCTGCTTACAACGGAATTTTTGCAGATACTCCTTTCATGCATTTTTACAGGCATATCCTGAAAAGTGAAAAATTACTGGCTCTGGATGCAGCAGAAGTGAATCCTTCCCTTGATATTCAGGACAGAACCGCGAGACTTGCTGCATGCCTTGTGAATGAGTGGTTTATGATTTAA
- a CDS encoding aldehyde dehydrogenase family protein, with the protein MEQLIENKLIKADKTFSEWRKVPFEERQKLIAKAAEILKNNSEKFGRIITTEMNKPVSESIAEVEKCALMMNYYADADNILKPEKVESEFSYSEVHYVPKGVILGVMPWNFPFWQVLRFAVPAILAGNTVVLKHASICFGSGNAIESVLLEAGFPEGVFQNLEVGHKVVKEILEHDAVKGVSLTGSGKAGGEVASIAGLNIKKSLLELGGSDAFIIFDDADLDEAAKAGVKSRLQNCGQTCTAAKRFIIDEKIEDEFLPKFIEEYKTYEVGDPLNKETKLAGMARPDLADELEAQFNRALENGAEIIIPLERISDNEFKPGLIRVQEGNPILKEELFGPLGMIMIAKSDEEALQMANDIPFGLSNSVWTKNTDRQLFFIENLESGTVNINRMTSSDPRFPFGGSKASGYGTELSLLALKEFVTARTIVGN; encoded by the coding sequence ATGGAACAGTTAATTGAAAATAAGCTTATTAAAGCAGATAAGACATTTTCAGAATGGAGAAAAGTACCGTTTGAAGAAAGGCAGAAGCTGATTGCAAAAGCGGCGGAAATTTTAAAAAATAATTCAGAAAAATTCGGCAGGATCATAACGACAGAAATGAATAAACCTGTTTCAGAATCGATTGCTGAGGTGGAAAAATGCGCTTTAATGATGAATTATTATGCAGATGCCGACAATATTTTAAAGCCTGAAAAAGTGGAATCTGAATTTTCCTATTCTGAAGTTCATTATGTTCCGAAAGGTGTTATTTTAGGAGTAATGCCCTGGAATTTTCCTTTCTGGCAGGTATTGAGATTTGCTGTTCCTGCAATTCTGGCCGGAAATACAGTGGTTTTGAAACATGCATCCATTTGTTTCGGTAGCGGAAATGCAATCGAGAGTGTTCTTTTGGAAGCCGGTTTTCCGGAAGGTGTTTTCCAGAATCTGGAAGTAGGGCACAAGGTTGTGAAAGAAATTCTTGAGCATGATGCAGTAAAAGGAGTAAGCCTTACCGGAAGTGGAAAAGCAGGTGGAGAAGTGGCTTCTATTGCCGGTTTAAATATCAAAAAATCTTTACTGGAATTAGGCGGAAGTGACGCTTTTATTATTTTTGACGATGCAGATTTAGACGAAGCTGCAAAAGCAGGTGTGAAATCCAGACTTCAGAATTGCGGACAGACCTGTACAGCAGCCAAAAGATTTATTATTGACGAAAAAATTGAAGATGAATTTTTACCGAAATTCATTGAAGAATATAAAACCTATGAAGTTGGAGATCCTTTAAACAAGGAAACTAAACTGGCAGGAATGGCAAGACCGGATCTCGCTGATGAGCTGGAAGCTCAGTTCAACCGTGCCCTGGAAAATGGCGCTGAGATTATTATACCGTTGGAGAGAATTTCTGACAATGAATTTAAACCCGGTTTAATCAGGGTTCAGGAAGGAAATCCTATTTTAAAGGAAGAGCTTTTCGGGCCGCTTGGAATGATTATGATCGCTAAAAGTGATGAAGAAGCTTTACAAATGGCAAATGATATTCCTTTTGGTCTTTCCAATTCCGTTTGGACAAAAAATACAGACCGTCAGCTGTTCTTTATCGAAAACCTGGAATCAGGAACAGTCAATATCAACAGAATGACCAGTTCTGATCCGCGTTTTCCATTCGGTGGAAGCAAGGCTTCAGGCTATGGAACGGAGCTGTCTTTGCTGGCTTTAAAGGAGTTTGTAACGGCAAGAACGATTGTAGGGAACTAG
- the pyk gene encoding pyruvate kinase — MNKYLKKTKIIATLGPASSSKEVMLGLMKAGVDIFRINFSHADYDLVRNNIEIIRELNKEFGFSVGILGDLQGPKLRVGVVKEGSYLNPGDILTFTNEKMEGDSTKVYMTYQQFPQDVKVGERILIDDGKLVLEVTETNGTDTVKAKTIQGGPLSSKKGVNLPNTVVSLPALTEKDVQDANFMLDMEVDWIALSFVRHAQDIIDLKKLIESHPNGKFKTPIIAKIEKPEGVKNIDEILLECDGLMVARGDLGVEVPMEEVPAIQKNLVEKARFYSKPVIIATQMMETMINSLTPTRAEVNDVANSVLDGADAVMLSGETSVGRYPVQVVENMAKIVQNIEKTHFYQHKNEPIEKDYNCIDERFITNRVCLAAVRIAKTTNVSAIVTLTHSGYTAFQLAAHRPNSHIIVYSGNRRVITMLNLLWGVHAYYYDMKKSTDETIIQVNMLTHNHGYIESGDFVININATPSYEGGKTNTLRLTTV; from the coding sequence ATGAATAAGTATTTAAAGAAGACAAAAATTATTGCAACACTAGGACCTGCTTCTTCGTCGAAGGAGGTAATGTTAGGACTCATGAAAGCGGGTGTTGATATTTTCAGAATAAATTTTTCACATGCAGACTACGACTTGGTTCGGAATAATATTGAAATTATCAGAGAGCTGAATAAGGAATTCGGCTTTTCTGTAGGGATCCTGGGAGACCTTCAGGGCCCGAAACTGAGAGTAGGTGTCGTAAAAGAAGGTTCTTACCTGAACCCGGGAGATATCCTTACGTTTACCAATGAGAAAATGGAAGGTGATTCTACCAAAGTATATATGACTTACCAGCAGTTTCCTCAGGATGTAAAGGTAGGGGAAAGAATCCTTATTGATGATGGAAAACTGGTACTGGAAGTTACGGAGACCAATGGAACGGATACTGTAAAAGCAAAAACCATTCAAGGGGGGCCTCTAAGCTCCAAAAAAGGGGTCAACCTTCCAAACACCGTGGTATCTCTTCCGGCTCTTACGGAAAAAGATGTTCAGGATGCCAATTTCATGCTTGACATGGAGGTTGACTGGATCGCACTTTCTTTCGTACGTCATGCGCAGGATATCATCGACCTTAAAAAGCTGATCGAAAGCCATCCGAACGGAAAATTCAAAACTCCGATCATTGCCAAGATTGAAAAGCCTGAGGGCGTTAAAAATATTGACGAAATTTTACTGGAATGCGACGGATTGATGGTTGCCCGTGGTGACCTTGGTGTGGAAGTTCCGATGGAAGAGGTTCCTGCTATCCAGAAAAACCTGGTAGAAAAAGCCAGATTCTATTCAAAACCGGTGATTATTGCTACCCAGATGATGGAAACCATGATCAACAGCCTTACGCCAACGAGAGCAGAGGTGAATGACGTTGCCAACTCCGTATTGGATGGTGCTGATGCCGTAATGCTTTCGGGAGAAACCTCTGTAGGAAGATATCCCGTTCAGGTGGTTGAAAATATGGCCAAAATTGTACAGAATATCGAGAAAACTCATTTTTATCAGCATAAAAACGAGCCGATCGAAAAAGATTATAACTGCATCGATGAAAGGTTCATCACGAACAGGGTTTGTCTTGCTGCTGTAAGAATTGCCAAAACAACCAATGTTTCTGCAATTGTTACCCTGACGCATTCAGGATATACTGCATTCCAGCTTGCTGCTCACAGACCAAATTCCCACATCATCGTTTACAGTGGAAACCGAAGGGTAATCACCATGCTGAATCTTCTTTGGGGAGTTCATGCCTACTACTATGACATGAAAAAATCTACTGATGAAACAATCATCCAGGTGAATATGCTGACGCACAACCACGGCTATATTGAAAGCGGAGACTTTGTAATCAACATCAATGCAACTCCATCTTATGAAGGAGGGAAAACAAATACGCTGAGATTGACGACAGTATAA
- a CDS encoding IPExxxVDY family protein, translating into MEIQKLYDLDDIEFEDVAIGLVRLAKDIPAHEFFYKINQINGLSFSRKKDVIIHGAYYDYFFPRFEAYHKSTKTCFTFISNRSSESKQKKLQTELFTEEENIKFLLNNQADVEYILHTSEEIPDFSVILLPENLVFPIQDYTLSSEEELYQIIQYYE; encoded by the coding sequence TTGGAAATTCAAAAACTTTATGATCTGGATGATATAGAATTTGAAGATGTTGCCATAGGATTGGTAAGATTAGCAAAAGATATACCCGCTCATGAGTTTTTCTACAAAATAAATCAAATCAACGGCCTTTCCTTTTCCAGAAAAAAAGATGTGATTATTCACGGGGCTTATTATGACTATTTTTTTCCCAGATTTGAGGCTTACCACAAATCTACAAAAACATGTTTTACCTTTATTTCCAACAGATCTTCGGAAAGTAAGCAAAAAAAACTGCAGACCGAGCTGTTCACAGAAGAAGAAAACATTAAATTTTTATTAAATAATCAGGCAGATGTAGAATATATTCTGCATACATCGGAAGAGATTCCTGATTTTTCCGTAATTTTGCTCCCGGAAAATCTTGTGTTTCCGATACAAGATTATACACTGAGTTCCGAAGAGGAACTTTATCAAATTATCCAGTATTATGAATAA
- the rnc gene encoding ribonuclease III encodes MELQKYFSKFLLRQRKRKLTERDYFLSTELKKILGAEVQNVALYREAFSLKSSSKNQDSNYERLEFLGDSVLGTIISCHLFQTYPQANEGYLTQMKSKIVNRKNLNKLGEDLKLIDLLQKQGSAALGENISGNLFEALIGAVYLDFHYDACKKIILERLLTPTEINKLENKIVSYKGLLLEWSQKKKVNIKYETCEEVQANKSVVFRCHVWLGEEKIANATETSKKKSEEKAAQRAFYILNKKENILGNSKTL; translated from the coding sequence ATGGAGTTACAGAAATACTTTTCTAAATTCCTTCTCAGACAAAGAAAAAGAAAATTAACGGAGAGAGACTACTTCCTTAGCACCGAATTGAAAAAAATATTAGGTGCAGAGGTTCAGAATGTTGCTCTTTACCGTGAGGCTTTTTCTTTAAAAAGTTCTTCTAAAAATCAAGACAGCAATTATGAAAGACTTGAATTTTTGGGAGATTCTGTTTTGGGTACAATTATTTCCTGTCATCTGTTTCAGACCTATCCTCAGGCTAATGAGGGATATCTGACCCAGATGAAATCTAAAATTGTTAATAGGAAGAATCTTAATAAATTAGGTGAAGACCTGAAGCTTATCGATCTTTTGCAGAAGCAGGGATCCGCGGCATTGGGTGAAAACATTTCAGGAAATTTATTTGAGGCACTTATCGGTGCTGTTTATCTGGATTTCCATTATGATGCCTGTAAAAAGATCATTCTGGAAAGACTGCTTACGCCTACCGAAATTAATAAGCTTGAGAATAAAATTGTAAGCTACAAAGGTCTTCTGCTTGAATGGAGCCAGAAGAAAAAAGTAAATATAAAATATGAGACCTGCGAGGAAGTCCAGGCCAATAAATCGGTTGTGTTCAGGTGCCATGTCTGGCTGGGAGAAGAAAAGATCGCCAATGCGACAGAGACTTCCAAGAAAAAGTCAGAAGAAAAAGCAGCTCAACGGGCATTTTATATTTTAAACAAAAAAGAAAACATACTTGGAAATTCAAAAACTTTATGA
- the fabF gene encoding beta-ketoacyl-ACP synthase II, translated as MELKRVVVTGFGAITPIGNNAKEYWENLLKGESGAAPITLFDATNFKTKFACEVKGFDPLQHFDKKEAKKMDRNTQLGLVAAREAVTHSRIIEDNVDKNRVGVIWGSGIGGLETFETEVLGWANTEIPRFNPFFIPKMIADITPGHISIEYGFHGPNYTTVSACASSANALIDSKMIIQLGKADVIVCGGSEAAVTASGVGGFNAMMALSTRNDDPKTASRPFDKDRDGFVLGEGAGCIILEEYEHAVKRGATIYAELKGGGMSADAHHMTAPHPEGLGAYLVMKNCLEDAGLTADEVDHINMHGTSTPLGDIAESNAISKLLGEHAYDIQINSTKSMTGHLLGAAGVIEAIAALGTIIHGMVPPTINHFTDDENIDSRLNFTFNTAVKKDVKVAMSNTFGFGGHNACVLFKKI; from the coding sequence ATGGAATTAAAAAGAGTAGTTGTAACCGGTTTTGGCGCAATAACACCGATTGGAAATAATGCAAAAGAATACTGGGAAAATCTTCTTAAAGGTGAGAGCGGTGCTGCTCCGATTACTCTTTTTGATGCCACAAACTTTAAAACGAAGTTCGCTTGTGAAGTGAAAGGTTTCGATCCGTTGCAGCATTTCGATAAGAAAGAAGCAAAGAAAATGGACCGGAACACGCAGCTTGGGCTTGTAGCCGCAAGAGAAGCGGTAACACACTCCAGAATTATCGAAGACAATGTGGATAAAAACAGAGTTGGGGTAATTTGGGGGTCAGGAATCGGAGGTCTGGAAACTTTCGAAACTGAAGTTTTAGGATGGGCCAATACGGAAATTCCGAGATTCAACCCGTTCTTTATTCCAAAAATGATTGCGGATATCACTCCGGGACATATCTCCATTGAGTACGGTTTCCACGGGCCGAACTATACTACGGTATCTGCCTGTGCATCCTCAGCCAATGCTCTGATAGATTCCAAAATGATTATCCAGCTTGGAAAAGCTGACGTGATTGTATGCGGAGGTTCTGAAGCCGCCGTTACAGCAAGTGGTGTCGGTGGATTTAATGCGATGATGGCACTTTCTACAAGAAATGATGATCCTAAAACCGCTTCAAGACCTTTTGATAAAGACAGAGATGGCTTTGTATTAGGTGAAGGTGCAGGATGTATCATCCTTGAAGAATACGAGCACGCGGTAAAACGTGGTGCTACCATTTATGCAGAATTAAAAGGTGGTGGTATGAGTGCAGATGCGCATCACATGACTGCCCCGCATCCTGAAGGCTTAGGTGCTTATCTCGTAATGAAAAACTGTCTGGAAGACGCAGGATTAACTGCTGATGAAGTAGACCATATCAACATGCATGGTACCTCTACTCCATTAGGAGATATTGCAGAATCCAACGCAATTTCGAAATTATTGGGCGAGCATGCTTATGACATTCAGATCAATTCTACAAAATCAATGACAGGCCACCTTCTGGGAGCAGCCGGAGTTATTGAAGCTATCGCTGCATTGGGAACCATTATTCATGGTATGGTTCCGCCTACCATCAACCATTTTACTGATGATGAAAATATTGACAGCAGACTGAATTTCACATTCAATACCGCTGTTAAAAAAGATGTAAAAGTAGCCATGAGCAATACTTTTGGATTTGGCGGGCACAACGCCTGCGTTCTATTTAAGAAAATCTAA
- a CDS encoding acyl carrier protein: protein MSDIASRVKAIIADKLDVEETEVTPEASFTNDLGADSLDTVELIMEFEKEFNIQIPDDQAEKITTVGHAIAYIEEVVNK, encoded by the coding sequence ATGTCAGACATTGCATCAAGAGTAAAAGCTATCATCGCTGATAAGCTTGACGTTGAAGAAACAGAAGTAACTCCTGAAGCTAGCTTCACTAACGATTTAGGAGCTGACTCATTGGATACAGTTGAGTTAATCATGGAATTTGAAAAAGAATTCAACATTCAAATCCCTGATGATCAGGCTGAAAAAATTACTACTGTAGGTCACGCTATCGCTTACATCGAAGAAGTAGTAAATAAATAA
- a CDS encoding aldehyde dehydrogenase family protein, producing the protein MKRIDKAYINGKFTELNGTEVFNLINPSTHEKIGEVVLGNETDTQKAVEAAKRALRTFSKTSIEDRIEILENLKKAVENREHELIETMILEYGGTRQFCTMSFRNMAGSFEHMIETLRHFEFERKSGNTLVQMTPVGVVGIITPWNSSNSFICNKFATAVAAGCTVVVKPSEMSALQTQLIIECFHEAGLPDGVFNVVNGLGSVVGNEIVNHPDVAKISFTGSTQTGKMIAKGAVEGMKRVTLELGGKSPNIILDDADFEQAIPQALFGAYMNSGQACIAPTRLLVPQSRLEEVNRLVKEAALQVVVGHPSNENTNVGPMVSEKQYERVQAYIQIGVDEGAELLVGGTGKPEGLENGNFVKATVFTNVRNDMRIAQEEIFGPVLSIIAYEDEEDAITIANDTSYGLAAYITSADENRALKVASRIEAGRVCINGFKHDPLAPFGGFKQSGIGREFGVYGLEEYLEPKSILI; encoded by the coding sequence ATGAAACGTATAGACAAAGCCTACATCAACGGGAAGTTTACAGAACTGAACGGAACAGAAGTGTTTAATCTGATTAACCCCTCTACCCATGAAAAAATAGGGGAAGTGGTTTTAGGAAATGAAACCGATACGCAGAAAGCAGTTGAAGCTGCTAAGAGAGCATTGAGAACTTTTTCAAAAACAAGTATTGAAGACCGCATTGAAATTCTTGAAAATTTAAAAAAAGCTGTAGAAAACAGGGAGCACGAATTAATCGAAACCATGATCCTGGAATACGGTGGTACCCGCCAGTTTTGCACTATGAGTTTCAGGAATATGGCAGGTTCTTTTGAACATATGATTGAAACATTACGCCATTTTGAATTTGAGAGAAAATCCGGGAATACCCTTGTACAGATGACGCCGGTTGGGGTAGTAGGGATTATTACTCCTTGGAATTCCAGCAACAGCTTTATATGTAATAAATTTGCTACAGCAGTGGCTGCCGGATGTACCGTAGTGGTGAAGCCGAGCGAAATGAGCGCACTTCAGACGCAGCTTATTATAGAGTGCTTCCATGAAGCCGGACTGCCTGACGGAGTTTTCAATGTGGTAAACGGCCTTGGAAGCGTGGTAGGAAATGAAATCGTAAACCATCCGGATGTGGCTAAAATATCATTTACCGGTTCTACCCAAACAGGAAAAATGATTGCTAAAGGTGCTGTAGAAGGGATGAAAAGAGTAACCCTGGAGCTAGGAGGAAAATCACCGAATATCATTCTGGATGATGCGGATTTTGAACAGGCAATTCCTCAGGCGCTTTTTGGTGCTTATATGAATAGTGGACAGGCCTGTATTGCGCCAACACGTCTTTTGGTCCCTCAATCCAGGCTGGAAGAAGTTAACCGGCTGGTGAAAGAAGCAGCGCTTCAGGTTGTGGTAGGACATCCTTCGAATGAAAATACGAATGTAGGTCCAATGGTTTCAGAAAAGCAATACGAACGAGTGCAGGCTTATATTCAGATTGGCGTGGATGAAGGAGCGGAATTGCTGGTCGGCGGAACCGGAAAGCCCGAAGGTCTTGAAAATGGAAATTTTGTGAAAGCTACGGTTTTTACTAATGTCCGAAACGATATGCGCATTGCACAGGAGGAAATTTTCGGACCGGTACTTTCTATTATCGCTTACGAGGATGAAGAGGATGCCATTACCATTGCCAATGATACTTCATACGGCCTGGCAGCTTACATAACTTCTGCAGACGAAAACCGTGCATTGAAAGTGGCTTCCAGGATTGAAGCGGGCAGGGTTTGTATTAACGGGTTTAAGCATGATCCGCTGGCACCGTTCGGGGGATTTAAGCAATCCGGTATTGGAAGGGAATTCGGAGTGTATGGTTTGGAAGAATATTTGGAACCGAAATCAATTTTGATTTAA
- a CDS encoding helix-turn-helix domain-containing protein — MSENINYINYSCYFTTFREGEQFASYNSLSMVISGEMELNDGVQRKIFRSGDVYLVRKNQLIKFLKKPGEESEFKSLSIRFDDEMLKKMSTDENFVLHERMKSPAFIELSGIQHLKYFMESLLQYQDLLENKSPELALLKQKEALILLFGYDPSLKNILYDISAPYKIDLEGFMLRNYHFNVKLDRFAYLTGRSLAAFKRDFEKIFGTSPRKWLLEKRLQEAHYLLENGKKSSDIYLDLGFEDLSHFSYAFKKQYGLPPTRLLL; from the coding sequence ATGTCTGAAAATATCAACTACATCAATTACTCCTGTTATTTCACCACGTTCCGTGAAGGTGAGCAGTTTGCTTCTTACAATTCCTTGTCGATGGTGATCTCCGGGGAAATGGAGCTTAATGACGGCGTTCAGCGGAAAATATTTCGAAGTGGTGATGTGTATCTGGTGAGGAAGAACCAGCTGATAAAATTTCTGAAAAAGCCGGGAGAAGAATCTGAATTTAAATCTTTATCTATCAGGTTTGATGATGAAATGCTGAAAAAGATGAGTACGGATGAAAATTTTGTTCTTCATGAGCGGATGAAATCACCGGCTTTTATCGAGCTATCCGGAATACAGCATCTGAAATATTTCATGGAATCTTTGTTGCAATATCAGGACCTCCTGGAAAATAAATCTCCCGAACTGGCATTATTAAAGCAAAAAGAAGCTCTGATCCTTTTATTTGGATATGATCCGTCACTGAAGAACATCCTTTATGATATCTCTGCTCCTTATAAAATAGATCTAGAAGGATTTATGCTCAGAAATTATCATTTCAATGTGAAGCTCGACCGCTTTGCTTATCTCACGGGAAGAAGTCTTGCTGCTTTTAAACGGGATTTTGAAAAAATATTCGGAACCTCACCCCGGAAATGGCTTTTGGAAAAAAGGTTACAGGAAGCGCATTATCTTTTAGAAAATGGGAAGAAATCATCTGATATTTATCTGGATCTGGGCTTTGAGGATTTGTCACATTTTTCATATGCTTTTAAAAAGCAATATGGTTTGCCGCCCACAAGGCTTTTACTATAG
- a CDS encoding transposase, with protein MEKSNPDYKRIYNDIIDQKYPQKRGLCCNILNKPQLDVLDIIQINSIIFDSQEKDTQEFNHKHRSYDVHSIRKILNYQKKEKLNNSEVSRKFKLSRNTIAKWKKFFPA; from the coding sequence ATGGAAAAATCGAATCCTGATTATAAACGTATATACAATGACATCATTGACCAGAAATATCCTCAAAAAAGAGGTTTATGTTGTAATATTTTAAATAAACCACAGCTGGATGTTTTGGATATCATTCAGATTAACAGTATTATTTTTGATTCACAAGAAAAAGACACCCAAGAATTTAATCACAAACATCGCTCTTATGATGTACATTCCATAAGAAAGATCCTGAATTACCAGAAAAAGGAAAAATTAAATAATTCTGAGGTATCCAGAAAATTTAAGCTGAGCAGGAATACCATTGCCAAATGGAAAAAATTTTTCCCGGCATAG
- a CDS encoding transposase encodes MQNNFKTISIGELIRQKVIEDQIDILRICNFLNKTEEEIEKMYLCEHMDTGVLLRWSKLLKYDFFRLYSQHLILYAPPLAEKPETKKKVTALPEFRKNIYTTEVIYFILELLKTGAKTKQDIINDYKIPKTTLYKWISKYSNK; translated from the coding sequence ATGCAGAATAATTTTAAAACCATTTCTATTGGGGAACTGATCAGACAAAAAGTAATCGAAGATCAAATTGACATTCTTAGAATTTGTAATTTTTTAAATAAAACAGAGGAAGAAATTGAAAAAATGTATTTATGCGAACATATGGATACGGGTGTCCTTCTTCGCTGGAGCAAACTTTTGAAATATGATTTTTTCAGATTGTATTCTCAACATCTGATCCTGTATGCACCTCCATTGGCAGAAAAACCGGAAACAAAAAAGAAGGTAACGGCGCTACCTGAGTTTCGCAAAAACATTTATACCACTGAAGTAATCTATTTCATCCTGGAACTTTTAAAAACCGGAGCCAAGACGAAGCAGGATATCATCAATGATTATAAAATTCCAAAAACCACATTATATAAATGGATAAGCAAATACAGCAATAAATAG